Proteins from one Mycobacterium sp. SMC-2 genomic window:
- a CDS encoding metallophosphoesterase, which translates to MAGQNAGSESPNGGQPTLWAVSDLHTGHLGNKPVTESLHPSSPDDWLIVAGDVAERTDDIRWALDLLRRRFAKVIWVPGNHELWTTTRDPVQIFGKARYDYLVNMCDEMGVVTPEHPFPVWTERGGPATIVPMFLLYDYSFLPEGATSKGEGVTIARERNVVATDEFLLSSEPYPTREAWCRERLAATRARLEQLDWMTPTVLVNHFPLVREPCDALFYPEFALWCGTTKTADWHTRYNAVCSVYGHLHIPRTTWYDDVRFEEVSVGYPREWRRRKPHSWLRQVLPDPQYAPGYLNDFGGHFEITPEMRQQAEQFRERLRQRQSR; encoded by the coding sequence GTGGCTGGTCAAAACGCGGGGTCCGAATCGCCCAATGGGGGGCAACCGACGCTGTGGGCCGTCTCCGACCTGCATACCGGTCACCTCGGCAACAAGCCGGTCACCGAATCGCTGCACCCGTCGTCCCCGGACGACTGGCTGATCGTCGCCGGCGACGTCGCCGAACGCACCGACGACATCCGTTGGGCCCTCGACCTGCTGCGCCGGCGATTCGCCAAGGTGATCTGGGTGCCCGGCAATCACGAGCTGTGGACCACCACGCGTGACCCGGTGCAGATCTTCGGCAAGGCCCGCTACGACTACCTGGTCAACATGTGCGACGAGATGGGCGTCGTCACACCCGAGCATCCTTTCCCGGTGTGGACCGAGCGCGGCGGCCCGGCGACGATCGTGCCGATGTTCCTGCTCTACGACTACAGCTTCTTGCCGGAGGGCGCGACGAGCAAAGGCGAGGGGGTGACCATCGCGCGGGAGCGCAACGTGGTCGCCACCGACGAATTCCTGCTCTCGTCGGAGCCGTATCCCACCCGGGAGGCCTGGTGCCGGGAGCGGCTCGCCGCCACGCGGGCCCGTCTCGAGCAACTCGACTGGATGACGCCGACCGTCCTGGTGAACCATTTCCCGCTGGTCCGCGAGCCCTGCGACGCGCTGTTCTACCCGGAGTTCGCGCTGTGGTGCGGAACCACCAAGACCGCCGACTGGCACACCCGCTACAACGCCGTCTGTTCGGTCTACGGTCACCTGCACATTCCGCGCACCACCTGGTACGACGACGTGCGCTTCGAGGAAGTGTCGGTGGGTTACCCGCGGGAGTGGCGGCGCCGCAAGCCACACAGCTGGCTGCGCCAGGTGCTGCCCGATCCGCAATATGCGCCCGGATACCTCAACGATTTCGGCGGTCACTTCGAGATCACCCCCGAGATGCGGCAGCAGGCCGAGCAGTTCCGGGAACGGTTGCGGCAGCGGCAATCACGATGA
- a CDS encoding polyribonucleotide nucleotidyltransferase, translated as MSVAEIEEGVFEATAVIDNGSFGTRTIRFETGRLARQAAGAVVAYLDDENMLLSATTASKSPKEHFDFFPLTVDVEERMYAAGRIPGSFFRREGRPSTDAVLTCRLIDRPLRPSFVAGLRNEIQVVVTVLSLDPNDLYDVLAINAASASTQLGGLPFSGPIGGVRVALIDGTWVAFPTVEQLERAVFDMVVAGRKVGDGDENDVAIMMVEAEATEKVIELVEGGAQAPTETVVAEGLEAAKPFIAVLCTAQQELADAAAKPTGEYPVFPEYGDDVYYSVASVATDELAKVLTIGGKAEREQRTDELKVEVLSRLAETYEGREKEVSAAFRSLTKKLVRQRILTDHFRIDGRGITDIRALSAEVAVVPRAHGSALFERGETQIMGVTTLDMVKMAQQIDSLGPETSKRYMHHYNFPPYSTGETGRVGSPKRREIGHGALAERALIPVLPSVEEFPYAIRQVSEALGSNGSTSMGSVCASTLALLNAGVPLKAPVAGIAMGLVSDDVEVEGKTERRFVTLTDILGAEDAFGDMDFKCAGTKDYVTALQLDTKLDGIPSQVLASALAQAKDARLTILEVMAEAIDRPDEMSPYAPRVTTIKVPVDKIGEVIGPKGKVINAITEETGAQISIEDDGTVFVGATDGPSAQAAIDRINAIANPQLPTVGERFLGTVVKTTDFGAFVSLLPGRDGLVHISKLGKGKRIAKVEDVVNVGDKLRVEIADIDKRGKISLVLVEEDSAASADAGAPQEAAPADAATASS; from the coding sequence ATGTCTGTCGCTGAAATTGAAGAAGGCGTGTTCGAGGCAACCGCCGTAATCGACAACGGGAGCTTCGGCACCCGCACCATCCGTTTTGAGACCGGTCGGTTGGCCCGCCAGGCCGCCGGCGCCGTCGTCGCCTACCTGGACGACGAGAACATGCTGCTGTCGGCGACCACCGCCAGCAAGAGCCCCAAGGAGCATTTCGACTTCTTCCCGCTGACGGTCGACGTCGAGGAGCGGATGTATGCCGCCGGCCGCATCCCGGGTTCGTTCTTCCGTCGCGAGGGCCGGCCCTCCACCGACGCGGTCCTGACCTGCCGGCTCATCGACCGCCCGCTGCGCCCGTCGTTCGTCGCCGGGCTGCGCAACGAGATCCAGGTCGTGGTGACGGTCCTGAGCCTGGACCCCAACGACCTGTACGACGTGCTGGCGATCAACGCCGCGTCGGCCTCCACCCAGCTGGGCGGGCTGCCGTTCTCCGGTCCCATCGGGGGCGTGCGGGTGGCACTGATCGACGGCACCTGGGTCGCGTTCCCGACGGTCGAGCAGCTCGAGCGGGCCGTGTTCGACATGGTGGTCGCGGGCCGCAAGGTCGGCGACGGTGACGAAAACGACGTGGCCATCATGATGGTCGAGGCCGAGGCCACCGAGAAGGTCATCGAGCTGGTGGAAGGCGGGGCCCAGGCGCCGACGGAAACCGTTGTGGCCGAAGGCCTGGAGGCCGCCAAGCCGTTCATCGCCGTGCTGTGCACCGCGCAGCAGGAGCTGGCCGACGCGGCGGCAAAACCCACCGGCGAGTACCCGGTGTTCCCCGAGTACGGCGACGACGTCTACTACTCGGTGGCCTCGGTGGCCACCGACGAGCTGGCCAAGGTGCTGACCATCGGCGGCAAGGCCGAGCGCGAGCAGCGCACCGACGAGCTGAAGGTCGAGGTGCTGTCGCGGCTCGCCGAGACCTACGAGGGCCGGGAAAAGGAGGTCAGCGCCGCCTTCCGCTCGCTGACCAAGAAGCTGGTCCGCCAGCGCATCCTGACCGACCACTTCCGCATCGACGGCCGCGGCATCACCGACATCCGCGCCCTGTCGGCCGAGGTCGCCGTGGTGCCGCGGGCGCATGGCAGCGCGCTGTTCGAGCGCGGCGAGACCCAGATCATGGGTGTGACCACGCTGGACATGGTCAAGATGGCCCAGCAGATCGACTCGCTGGGGCCCGAGACGTCCAAGCGCTACATGCACCACTACAACTTCCCGCCGTACTCCACCGGCGAGACCGGCCGGGTCGGTTCGCCCAAGCGGCGTGAGATCGGGCACGGCGCCCTGGCCGAGCGGGCCCTGATCCCGGTGCTGCCCAGCGTCGAGGAGTTTCCGTACGCCATCCGGCAGGTGTCCGAAGCGCTGGGCTCCAACGGCTCGACGTCGATGGGATCCGTGTGTGCCTCCACGCTGGCGCTGCTCAACGCTGGCGTGCCGCTCAAGGCGCCGGTGGCCGGCATCGCGATGGGCTTGGTCTCCGACGACGTCGAGGTCGAGGGCAAGACCGAGCGTCGCTTCGTCACCCTGACCGACATCCTCGGCGCCGAGGACGCGTTCGGCGACATGGACTTCAAGTGCGCCGGCACTAAGGACTACGTCACCGCGCTGCAGCTGGACACCAAGCTGGACGGCATCCCCTCCCAGGTCCTGGCGAGTGCCCTCGCGCAGGCCAAGGATGCGCGCCTGACGATTCTCGAGGTCATGGCTGAGGCCATCGACAGGCCCGACGAGATGAGCCCGTATGCACCGCGGGTGACCACCATCAAGGTCCCGGTGGACAAGATCGGCGAGGTCATCGGGCCCAAGGGCAAGGTTATCAACGCCATCACCGAGGAAACCGGCGCGCAGATCTCCATCGAGGACGACGGCACCGTGTTCGTCGGCGCCACCGACGGGCCCTCGGCGCAGGCCGCGATCGACCGGATTAATGCCATCGCCAACCCGCAGCTACCGACCGTGGGCGAACGGTTCCTCGGAACCGTCGTCAAGACAACCGATTTCGGTGCCTTCGTGTCACTGTTGCCGGGACGTGACGGCCTGGTGCACATCTCCAAGCTCGGCAAGGGCAAGCGCATCGCGAAGGTCGAGGACGTGGTGAACGTCGGCGACAAACTGCGGGTCGAGATCGCCGACATCGACAAGCGCGGCAAGATCTCTCTCGTCTTGGTCGAAGAAGACAGCGCCGCTTCGGCCGACGCCGGGGCTCCTCAGGAGGCCGCACCAGCCGATGCCGCGACCGCCAGCAGCTGA
- the rpsO gene encoding 30S ribosomal protein S15 has protein sequence MALTAEQKKEILGTYGLHDTDTGSPEAQVALLTKRIADLTEHLKVHKHDHHSRRGLLLLVGRRRRLLKYVAQIDVERYRSLVERLGLRR, from the coding sequence GTGGCGCTGACAGCCGAGCAGAAGAAAGAAATCCTGGGCACCTACGGCCTGCATGACACCGACACCGGCTCCCCGGAGGCGCAGGTCGCGCTGCTGACCAAGCGGATCGCCGACCTGACCGAGCACCTGAAGGTGCACAAGCACGACCACCACTCCCGGCGGGGGTTGCTCCTGCTGGTCGGGCGGCGGCGCAGGCTGCTGAAGTACGTCGCGCAGATCGACGTGGAGCGGTACCGCTCGCTGGTCGAGCGCCTGGGCCTGCGCCGCTGA
- the mntR gene encoding manganese-binding transcriptional regulator MntR — protein MKADEERGGLTPVGQDYLKAIWNAQEWSPKDAPQRVSTKMLAEKIGVSASTASESIRKLAEQGLVDHERYGAVSLTEAGRRAALAMVRRHRLLETFLVNELGYGWDEVHDEAEVLEHAVSDRLVARIDAKLGFPQRDPHGDPIPASDGQVPTPPARQLWACDDGDSGTVARISDADPQMLRYFADVGINLDSRLRVLTRREFAGMISVAIESGDGAESTVDLGSPAARAIWVVG, from the coding sequence GTGAAGGCTGACGAAGAGCGTGGCGGTCTCACCCCGGTCGGCCAGGACTACCTCAAAGCCATCTGGAACGCCCAGGAGTGGTCCCCCAAGGACGCGCCGCAAAGGGTCAGCACCAAGATGCTGGCCGAGAAGATCGGGGTGTCGGCCAGCACCGCCTCAGAGTCGATCCGCAAACTCGCCGAACAGGGCCTGGTGGATCACGAGAGATACGGCGCCGTGTCGCTGACCGAGGCGGGCCGGCGGGCGGCGCTGGCGATGGTGCGCCGGCACCGGCTGCTGGAGACCTTCCTGGTCAACGAGCTCGGGTATGGCTGGGACGAGGTGCACGACGAGGCCGAGGTGCTCGAACACGCGGTGTCGGATCGGCTGGTGGCCCGCATCGACGCCAAGCTGGGGTTCCCGCAGCGCGACCCGCATGGCGACCCGATCCCGGCCTCGGACGGGCAGGTGCCCACGCCGCCGGCCCGTCAGCTGTGGGCGTGCGACGACGGCGACAGCGGGACGGTCGCCCGCATCTCCGACGCCGACCCGCAGATGCTGCGCTATTTCGCCGACGTCGGCATCAACCTCGACTCGCGGCTGCGGGTCCTGACCCGTCGCGAATTCGCCGGCATGATCTCGGTGGCGATCGAGTCCGGCGACGGCGCGGAGTCGACGGTCGACCTGGGCAGCCCGGCCGCCCGGGCGATCTGGGTGGTGGGCTAG
- a CDS encoding lipid-transfer protein, with protein MSSKVYVVGVGMTKFEKPGRREGWDYPDMARESGTNALADAGVDYREVQQGYVGYVAGDSTSGQRALYELGMTGIPIVNVNNNCSTGSTALFLAAQAIRGGIVDCAIALGFEKMQPGSLGGGASDRESPMGRHVKAMAAIDEFAMPVAPWMFGAAGREHMRQYGSTAEHFAKIGYKNHKHSVNNPFAQFQESYTLDDILASRMISDPLTKLQCSPTSDGSGAAILASESFVDSHGLAGRAVEIVGQAMTTDFASTFDGSAKNLIGYDMNVQAAQQVYDQCGLGPEDFQVIELHDCFSANELLLYEALGLCGPGEAPKLIDNGDTTYGGRWVVNPSGGLISKGHPLGATGLAQCAELTWQLRGTADKRQVEGVSAALQHNIGLGGAAVVTAYRRAER; from the coding sequence ATGTCCAGCAAGGTTTACGTCGTCGGCGTCGGTATGACGAAATTCGAGAAGCCCGGCCGCCGAGAGGGCTGGGACTATCCCGACATGGCAAGGGAGTCGGGCACCAACGCGCTGGCCGACGCGGGTGTCGACTACCGCGAGGTGCAGCAGGGCTACGTCGGCTACGTCGCCGGCGATTCGACGTCCGGGCAGCGGGCGCTCTACGAGCTGGGCATGACCGGGATCCCGATCGTCAACGTCAACAACAACTGCTCGACCGGCTCGACCGCGCTGTTCCTGGCGGCCCAGGCCATCCGCGGCGGGATCGTGGACTGCGCGATCGCGCTGGGCTTCGAGAAGATGCAACCCGGCTCGCTGGGCGGCGGCGCCTCCGACCGCGAATCCCCGATGGGCAGGCACGTCAAGGCGATGGCCGCGATCGACGAGTTCGCGATGCCGGTCGCGCCGTGGATGTTCGGCGCCGCCGGCCGTGAACACATGCGGCAATACGGCAGCACCGCCGAGCATTTCGCCAAGATCGGCTACAAGAACCACAAGCACTCGGTCAACAACCCGTTCGCGCAGTTCCAGGAGTCCTACACGCTCGACGACATCCTGGCGTCGCGGATGATCTCCGACCCGCTGACCAAGTTGCAGTGCTCGCCCACCTCCGACGGCTCCGGCGCGGCGATCCTGGCCTCGGAGAGCTTCGTCGACAGCCACGGGCTGGCCGGCCGGGCGGTGGAGATCGTCGGCCAGGCCATGACGACGGACTTCGCGTCCACCTTCGACGGAAGCGCGAAGAACCTGATCGGCTACGACATGAATGTCCAAGCCGCGCAACAGGTTTACGATCAGTGCGGGTTGGGCCCCGAGGACTTCCAGGTGATCGAGCTGCACGACTGCTTCTCGGCCAACGAGCTGCTGCTGTACGAGGCGCTGGGGTTGTGCGGCCCGGGTGAGGCGCCCAAGCTGATCGACAACGGCGACACCACCTACGGCGGGCGCTGGGTGGTCAACCCGTCGGGCGGGCTGATCTCCAAGGGGCACCCGCTGGGCGCGACCGGGCTGGCGCAGTGCGCCGAGCTGACCTGGCAGCTGCGGGGCACCGCCGACAAGCGTCAGGTCGAGGGCGTCAGCGCCGCACTGCAACACAACATCGGGCTGGGCGGCGCGGCCGTCGTCACCGCCTACCGGCGCGCCGAACGCTGA
- a CDS encoding bifunctional riboflavin kinase/FAD synthetase: MQRWRGQDEIPTDWGRCVLTIGVFDGVHRGHAEIIAHAVKAGRARNVPTVLMTFDPHPMEVVYPGSHPAQLTTLTRRAELVEELGIDVFLVMPFTSDFMKLTPERYIHELLVEHLHVVEVVVGENFTFGKKAAGNVDTLRRAGERFGFAVESMSLLTEHLSNETVTYSSTYIRSCVDAGDMVAATDALGRPHRVEGVVVRGEGRGMELGFPTANVAPPMYSAIPADGVYAAWFTVLGHGPVTGTVVPGERYQAAVSVGTNPTFSGRTRTVEAFVLDTDADLYGQYVALDFVARIRGQRKFDSVNDLIDAMGNDTQRARALLAADA; this comes from the coding sequence GTGCAGCGGTGGCGCGGCCAAGACGAGATTCCCACGGACTGGGGCAGATGCGTGCTCACCATCGGGGTGTTCGATGGCGTGCACCGGGGCCACGCGGAGATAATCGCGCACGCCGTCAAGGCCGGGCGCGCCCGCAACGTGCCGACCGTGCTGATGACGTTCGATCCGCACCCGATGGAAGTGGTCTACCCGGGCAGTCACCCGGCGCAGCTGACGACGTTGACCCGCCGCGCCGAACTCGTCGAGGAGCTGGGCATCGACGTCTTCCTGGTGATGCCGTTCACCAGCGACTTCATGAAACTCACGCCGGAGCGCTACATCCACGAGCTGCTGGTGGAACACCTGCACGTGGTGGAGGTCGTGGTGGGCGAGAACTTCACGTTCGGCAAGAAGGCGGCCGGCAACGTCGACACCCTGCGGCGCGCCGGCGAGCGATTCGGCTTTGCGGTCGAATCGATGTCGCTGCTCACCGAGCACCTGAGCAACGAGACCGTGACGTACTCGTCCACCTACATCCGCTCGTGCGTCGACGCCGGCGACATGGTGGCGGCCACCGACGCGCTGGGCCGCCCGCACCGCGTCGAGGGCGTCGTCGTCCGGGGCGAGGGGCGGGGCATGGAGCTGGGATTCCCGACCGCCAACGTGGCGCCGCCGATGTACTCGGCCATCCCGGCCGACGGCGTTTACGCCGCCTGGTTCACCGTGCTCGGGCACGGGCCGGTGACCGGCACCGTCGTCCCGGGTGAGCGCTACCAAGCGGCCGTGTCCGTCGGCACCAACCCGACCTTCTCCGGCCGCACCCGCACCGTCGAGGCGTTCGTCCTGGATACCGACGCCGACCTCTACGGGCAGTATGTGGCGCTGGACTTTGTCGCACGCATCCGCGGGCAGCGCAAGTTCGACTCGGTGAATGACCTGATAGACGCGATGGGGAACGACACCCAGCGGGCGCGCGCCCTGCTGGCCGCTGACGCCTGA
- a CDS encoding 4'-phosphopantetheinyl transferase, with protein MTEQMLVSSVLPDMGELAYSELYSDPPGLAPLPDEEPLIARSVPKRRNEFITVRHCARVAMGELGLPPVPILKGEKGEPCWPDGVVGSLTHCTGYRGAVVGRTEAVRSVGIDAEPHDVLPDGVLNAISLQEERHELASLPEGLHWDRILFCAKEATYKAWFPLTKRWLGFEDAHVVFDLDPPDGATSGDFVSKILIDGQALDGPPLTALRGRWSVERGLVLTAIVL; from the coding sequence ATGACCGAGCAGATGCTGGTCTCCTCGGTACTGCCCGACATGGGCGAGCTGGCCTACTCCGAGCTGTATTCCGACCCACCCGGCCTGGCCCCGCTGCCCGACGAGGAGCCCCTGATCGCCAGGTCGGTCCCCAAGCGGCGCAACGAGTTCATCACCGTCCGGCACTGCGCGCGCGTCGCGATGGGCGAGCTCGGCCTGCCGCCGGTGCCGATCCTCAAGGGCGAGAAGGGCGAACCGTGCTGGCCCGACGGCGTGGTGGGCAGCCTCACCCATTGCACCGGCTATCGCGGTGCGGTCGTGGGCCGCACCGAAGCGGTGCGCTCGGTCGGTATCGACGCCGAACCGCACGACGTGTTGCCGGACGGCGTGCTGAACGCGATCAGCCTGCAGGAGGAGCGACACGAGCTCGCCTCCTTGCCCGAAGGTCTGCATTGGGACCGAATCCTGTTCTGCGCCAAGGAGGCAACGTATAAGGCCTGGTTTCCGTTGACAAAGCGGTGGCTGGGTTTCGAGGACGCCCACGTCGTGTTCGACCTCGACCCGCCCGACGGGGCGACCAGCGGCGATTTCGTGTCCAAGATCCTCATCGACGGGCAGGCCCTCGACGGCCCGCCGCTGACCGCGCTGAGGGGCCGGTGGTCGGTCGAACGGGGACTGGTGCTGACCGCCATCGTGCTATGA
- a CDS encoding pitrilysin family protein: MLPGGLRVVTEHLPAVRSASVGVWVGVGSRDEGATVAGAAHFLEHLLFKSTPTRSAVDIAQAMDAVGGELNAFTAKEHTCYYAHVLDSDLELAVDLVADVVLNGRCAAEDVELERDVVLEEIAMRDDDPEDALGDMFLGAMFGDHPVGRPVIGTAHSVSSMTRTQLHSFHVRRYTPERMVVAVAGNVDHDEVVALVREHFGPHLVRGRRPIAPRKGAGRVSGRPGLTVGNRDAEQTHVALGVRTPGRSWRHRWALAVLNSALGGGLSSRLFQEVRELRGLAYSVYSTVDIFADSGALSIYAACQPERFAEVMQVTNEVLESVARDGITEAECRIAKGSLRGGLVLGLEDSSSRMSRLGRNELNYGEYRSIEHTLRQIDQVTVAEVNAVAHRLLGQPYGGAVLGPYASKRSLPQQLRAMVN; encoded by the coding sequence ATGCTTCCGGGCGGCCTGCGGGTCGTCACCGAGCACCTGCCGGCGGTGCGGTCGGCGTCCGTCGGGGTCTGGGTCGGGGTCGGATCGCGGGATGAGGGTGCCACCGTGGCGGGAGCGGCGCACTTCCTCGAGCATCTGCTGTTCAAGTCGACGCCCACCCGCAGCGCGGTGGACATCGCGCAGGCAATGGACGCGGTCGGCGGGGAGCTGAACGCCTTCACCGCCAAGGAGCACACCTGCTACTACGCGCACGTGCTGGACAGCGACCTCGAGCTGGCGGTCGACCTGGTGGCCGACGTGGTGCTCAACGGTCGTTGCGCCGCCGAAGACGTCGAGCTGGAACGCGACGTGGTGCTCGAAGAGATCGCGATGCGCGACGACGACCCCGAGGACGCGCTGGGGGACATGTTCCTGGGCGCGATGTTTGGTGACCATCCGGTGGGCCGGCCGGTGATCGGCACCGCGCACTCGGTGTCGTCGATGACCCGGACTCAACTGCACTCCTTTCACGTGCGGCGCTACACGCCGGAACGCATGGTGGTCGCGGTGGCCGGCAACGTCGACCACGACGAGGTGGTCGCGCTGGTGCGTGAGCACTTCGGGCCGCATCTGGTCCGCGGGCGCCGGCCCATCGCCCCGCGCAAGGGCGCCGGACGGGTGAGCGGCCGGCCGGGTCTGACGGTGGGCAATCGGGACGCCGAGCAGACCCACGTCGCGCTGGGTGTGCGCACCCCCGGGCGTAGCTGGCGGCATCGCTGGGCGCTTGCGGTGCTGAACAGCGCACTCGGTGGAGGCCTGAGTTCCCGGCTGTTCCAAGAGGTTCGCGAGTTGCGCGGGCTGGCCTACTCGGTCTACTCGACGGTGGACATCTTTGCTGACAGCGGTGCGCTGTCCATCTATGCCGCCTGCCAGCCCGAGCGGTTCGCCGAGGTGATGCAGGTGACCAACGAGGTCCTCGAATCGGTGGCGCGCGACGGCATCACCGAGGCGGAGTGCCGCATTGCCAAGGGGTCGTTGCGTGGCGGGCTCGTCCTGGGCCTGGAGGATTCCAGCTCGCGGATGAGTCGTCTGGGCCGCAACGAGCTGAACTACGGCGAGTACCGCAGCATCGAGCACACCCTGCGGCAGATCGACCAGGTAACCGTCGCGGAGGTCAACGCGGTCGCCCACCGGCTGCTGGGCCAGCCCTACGGCGGCGCGGTCCTGGGTCCGTATGCCTCCAAACGGTCACTGCCCCAACAACTTCGGGCGATGGTAAATTAG
- a CDS encoding acyl-CoA dehydrogenase family protein: MIEWSDADLMVRDAVRQFIDKEIRPHLDELETGALSPYPIARKLFSQFGLDAMAAESVKSMLERERARQAGAAAGEKSDGAGGSGGLAAQASMVAMLVSELAGVSIGLLSTVSVSLGLGAATIMSRGTLAQKERWLPELMTLEKIAAWAITEPDSGSDAFGGMKTYVKRDGEDYILNGQKTFITNGPYADVLVVYAKLEDGSALDAQDKRNRPVLVFVLDSGMPGLTQGKPFKKMGMMSSPTGELFFDNVRLGRDRLLGESEQHAGGDGRDSARDNFAAERIGIAMMALGIINECHRLCVDYAKTRTLWGRNIGQFQLIQLKLAKMEIARMNVQNMVFHTIERQQAGKPLTLAEASAIKLYSSEAATEVAMEAVQLFGGNGYMAEYRVEQLARDAKSLMIYAGSNEVQVTHIAKGLLAD, from the coding sequence GTGATCGAGTGGTCCGACGCGGACCTGATGGTTCGCGACGCCGTCCGTCAGTTCATCGACAAGGAGATTCGTCCGCACCTCGACGAGTTGGAAACCGGCGCGCTGTCGCCGTATCCGATCGCGCGCAAGCTGTTCAGCCAGTTCGGTCTCGACGCGATGGCGGCCGAGTCGGTCAAATCGATGCTGGAGCGCGAGCGCGCCAGGCAGGCCGGTGCGGCGGCCGGCGAAAAGTCCGACGGGGCAGGCGGTTCCGGTGGGCTGGCCGCTCAGGCGTCGATGGTGGCCATGCTGGTCTCCGAACTGGCCGGGGTGAGCATCGGGCTGTTGAGCACCGTCTCGGTCAGCCTCGGCCTGGGAGCGGCGACCATCATGAGCCGCGGCACGCTGGCCCAGAAGGAACGCTGGCTGCCGGAGCTGATGACGCTGGAGAAGATCGCGGCGTGGGCCATCACCGAGCCGGACTCCGGCTCGGACGCGTTCGGCGGCATGAAGACTTACGTCAAACGCGACGGTGAGGACTACATCCTCAATGGGCAGAAGACGTTCATCACCAACGGGCCCTACGCCGACGTCCTGGTGGTCTACGCCAAGCTCGAAGATGGCTCAGCCCTGGACGCGCAGGACAAGCGCAACCGGCCGGTGCTGGTTTTCGTGCTCGATTCCGGCATGCCGGGGCTGACACAGGGCAAGCCCTTCAAGAAGATGGGCATGATGTCCTCGCCGACGGGTGAGTTGTTCTTCGACAACGTGCGGCTGGGCCGCGACCGGCTGCTGGGGGAGAGCGAACAGCACGCGGGAGGGGACGGCCGCGACAGCGCGCGCGACAATTTCGCCGCGGAGCGGATCGGGATCGCGATGATGGCGCTGGGCATCATCAACGAATGCCACCGGCTGTGTGTGGATTACGCCAAGACGCGCACGCTGTGGGGCCGCAACATCGGGCAGTTCCAGCTGATCCAGCTCAAGCTGGCCAAGATGGAAATCGCCCGAATGAACGTGCAGAACATGGTGTTTCACACCATCGAGCGGCAGCAGGCGGGCAAACCGCTGACGCTGGCCGAGGCGTCGGCGATCAAGCTGTACTCGTCGGAGGCGGCCACCGAGGTCGCGATGGAGGCCGTCCAGCTTTTCGGCGGCAACGGTTACATGGCCGAGTACCGGGTGGAACAGCTCGCCCGCGACGCGAAGTCGTTGATGATCTACGCCGGCAGCAACGAGGTTCAGGTGACCCACATCGCCAAGGGGTTGTTGGCCGACTGA
- the truB gene encoding tRNA pseudouridine(55) synthase TruB: protein MSSSPSGPGLVLVDKPAGMTSHDVVGRCRRIFGTRRVGHAGTLDPMATGVLVIGVDRATKILGLLTAASKSYAATIRLGQTTSTEDAEGEVLHSVSAAHLTREAIAAAVAGLRGDIEQVPSAVSAIKVDGRRAYRLVREGQTVELEARPVRIDRFEVCDVRSAGQFVDVDVEVDCSSGTYVRALARDVGAALGVGGHLTALRRTRVGRFTLEQARSLDELAERPTLSLTLDEACLLVFPRRDLTGQEAEATANGRALSAAGIDGVYAACDAGGRVIALLRDEGSRTKSVVVIRPATL from the coding sequence ATGAGCTCAAGCCCCAGCGGCCCGGGATTGGTCCTCGTCGACAAGCCGGCCGGGATGACCAGTCACGACGTGGTGGGGCGTTGCCGTCGGATCTTCGGCACCCGCAGGGTGGGGCACGCGGGCACGCTGGACCCGATGGCCACCGGCGTGCTGGTGATCGGCGTCGACCGGGCCACCAAGATCCTCGGCCTGCTGACGGCGGCCTCCAAGTCGTACGCCGCCACCATCCGGCTCGGCCAGACCACGTCCACCGAGGACGCCGAAGGCGAAGTGCTGCACAGCGTCTCGGCCGCGCACCTGACGCGTGAGGCGATCGCCGCGGCGGTCGCCGGCCTGCGCGGCGACATCGAGCAGGTGCCGTCGGCGGTCAGCGCGATCAAGGTGGACGGCCGGCGCGCCTACCGGCTGGTCCGCGAGGGGCAGACCGTCGAACTCGAGGCCCGGCCGGTGCGCATCGACCGGTTCGAGGTGTGCGACGTTCGATCCGCTGGCCAGTTCGTCGACGTCGACGTGGAGGTCGACTGCTCGTCGGGAACCTACGTTCGCGCGCTGGCCCGCGACGTCGGCGCCGCGCTCGGCGTGGGCGGGCACCTGACGGCGCTGCGGCGCACCCGCGTCGGCCGCTTCACCCTGGAGCAGGCGCGCTCGCTCGACGAGCTGGCCGAGCGGCCCACCCTGTCGTTGACGCTGGACGAGGCGTGCCTGCTGGTGTTTCCGCGCCGCGACCTGACCGGCCAGGAGGCCGAGGCGACGGCCAACGGGCGGGCGCTTTCGGCGGCCGGCATCGACGGCGTGTACGCCGCCTGCGACGCCGGCGGCCGGGTGATCGCGCTGCTGCGCGACGAGGGCTCGCGCACCAAGTCGGTGGTTGTGATCCGGCCGGCGACGCTCTAG